One window from the genome of Rhodobacteraceae bacterium S2214 encodes:
- a CDS encoding vitamin B12-dependent ribonucleotide reductase has translation MRIERNFTKAGQDAYDAVAFNTTTSEIRNPDGTIVFKLDNCEIPDGWSQVASDVIAQKYFRKAGVPSEMKKVKEKGVPEFLWRSVPTKDATFGGETSAKQVFDRLAGAWAYWGWKGGYFTNEEDARAYFDEMRYMLATQRAAPNSPQWFNTGLHWAYGIDGPAQGHHYVDYKTGKLTKSTSSYEHPQPHACFIQSVADDLVNDGGIMDLWVREARLFKYGSGTGTNFSSLRGEGEALSGGGKSSGLMGFLKIGDRAAGAIKSGGTTRRAAKMVIVDADHPDIEDFINWKVIEEQKVASIVAGSKMHEKFLNAIFKAIKDWDGKEADAYDPKVNSSLQTAVREAKKVAIPETYIKRVLDYAKQGHTSIEFPTYDTDWDSEAYSSVSGQNSNNSIRVTDAFLKAVENDDDWDLINRRDGEVQRTIRARDLWEQVGHAAWACADPGIQYHDTVNAWHTCPEDGAIRGSNPCSEYMFLDDTACNLASMNLLTFYKNGEFQVEDYMHATRLWTVTLEISVMMAQFPSKEIAQRSYDFRTLGLGYANIGGLLMNMGYGYDSDEGRSMGAALTAIMTGVSYATSAEMAGEQGPFPGYAKNAEHMLKVIRNHRNAAYGNTDGYEKLDVKPVPLDQANCPDQRLIKLAEGAWDEALKLGEKHGYRNAQVSVIAPTGTIGLVMDCDTTGIEPDFALVKFKKLAGGGYFKIINQSVPAALDTLGYGSAQIEEIIAYAVGHGSIGQAPAINHTSLIGHGFGQAEIDKVEGALKAAFDIRFVFNQWTLGEEFCTKTLGIPAEKLNDPTFDLLRHLGYTKAEIDAANDHVCGTMTLEGAPFLEEKHLNVFDCANPCGKKGKRYLSVDSHIHMMAAAQSFISGAISKTINMPNDATIEDCQKAYELSWSLGVKANALYRDGSKLSQPLAAALVEDDDEAMETLESGSMHEKAAVLAEKIVEKVIIKEVYKEQERTKMPERRKGYTQKAIVGGHKVYLRTGEYEGGKLGEIFIDMHKEGAGFRAMMNNFAIAVSVGLQYGVPLEEFVDAFTFTKFEPAGMVQGNDSIKNATSILDYIFRELAVSYLDRTDLAHVKPEGASFDDIGRGEQEGVSNVTAPSDAAASKSLEVLKQISSTGYLRKRMPQELIVLNGGGGETAKAPGGEGDLAVETVVTETSTVAVATSMDARSKAKMQGYEGEACGECGNYTLVRNGTCMKCNTCGGTSGCS, from the coding sequence ATGAGAATCGAACGCAATTTCACCAAAGCCGGCCAAGACGCATATGATGCTGTGGCATTTAACACGACGACGTCCGAAATTCGGAACCCGGACGGCACAATCGTTTTCAAGTTGGACAATTGCGAGATTCCTGACGGCTGGTCCCAAGTCGCGTCAGACGTCATCGCCCAGAAATACTTCCGCAAGGCTGGCGTTCCTTCAGAAATGAAGAAGGTCAAAGAAAAGGGTGTTCCAGAATTTCTATGGCGCTCTGTCCCGACTAAAGATGCGACATTTGGCGGTGAAACATCGGCCAAACAAGTTTTTGACCGTCTTGCAGGCGCATGGGCGTATTGGGGCTGGAAGGGCGGCTACTTTACGAATGAAGAAGATGCCCGCGCTTATTTTGACGAAATGCGCTACATGTTGGCGACACAGCGTGCCGCACCAAATAGCCCGCAGTGGTTCAACACAGGCCTGCACTGGGCTTACGGTATCGACGGTCCGGCCCAAGGCCACCACTATGTCGACTACAAGACCGGCAAACTGACAAAATCAACATCTTCTTACGAACACCCGCAGCCGCATGCCTGCTTCATTCAGTCCGTTGCTGATGATTTGGTAAACGACGGCGGCATCATGGACCTGTGGGTCCGCGAAGCGCGCCTGTTCAAATACGGCTCTGGCACAGGCACCAACTTTTCCTCGCTGCGTGGCGAAGGGGAGGCCCTGTCCGGTGGTGGTAAATCGTCCGGCCTGATGGGTTTCTTGAAAATCGGTGACCGTGCAGCTGGTGCGATCAAGTCCGGTGGGACAACGCGCCGTGCCGCCAAGATGGTCATCGTCGATGCGGATCACCCAGATATCGAAGATTTCATCAACTGGAAGGTCATCGAAGAGCAGAAAGTTGCGTCCATCGTTGCTGGTTCCAAGATGCACGAAAAGTTCCTGAACGCGATCTTCAAAGCGATCAAAGACTGGGACGGCAAAGAAGCGGATGCCTACGATCCGAAGGTGAACTCCAGCTTGCAAACTGCTGTTCGCGAAGCGAAAAAGGTTGCGATCCCTGAGACGTATATCAAACGCGTTTTGGATTATGCAAAGCAGGGTCACACGTCGATTGAATTCCCGACCTATGACACCGACTGGGATTCAGAGGCCTATTCTTCTGTGTCTGGTCAAAACTCTAACAACTCTATCCGTGTCACAGATGCGTTCCTGAAAGCTGTCGAAAATGACGACGACTGGGACCTGATCAACCGCCGTGACGGTGAAGTGCAGCGCACAATCCGCGCACGTGATTTGTGGGAACAAGTTGGTCACGCCGCATGGGCCTGTGCCGATCCGGGCATCCAGTACCACGACACCGTGAACGCGTGGCACACATGCCCAGAAGACGGTGCAATCCGTGGATCAAACCCGTGTTCCGAATACATGTTCCTCGATGATACGGCATGTAACCTCGCGTCTATGAACCTGCTGACATTCTACAAGAATGGCGAGTTCCAAGTCGAAGACTACATGCACGCCACACGTCTCTGGACTGTGACGTTGGAAATTTCCGTGATGATGGCGCAGTTCCCGTCGAAGGAAATCGCGCAGCGCTCTTACGATTTCCGCACGTTGGGTCTGGGCTATGCGAACATCGGCGGTTTGCTGATGAACATGGGCTACGGTTATGACAGTGACGAAGGCCGTTCTATGGGGGCCGCGTTGACAGCGATCATGACGGGCGTGTCTTATGCGACATCCGCTGAAATGGCGGGCGAGCAGGGGCCATTCCCGGGTTATGCGAAGAACGCAGAGCACATGCTCAAAGTCATCCGCAACCACCGCAACGCCGCATACGGCAATACAGACGGCTACGAAAAGCTGGACGTGAAACCTGTGCCTTTGGACCAAGCGAACTGCCCTGATCAGCGCTTGATCAAACTGGCTGAAGGCGCATGGGATGAAGCGTTGAAGCTGGGCGAAAAGCACGGTTACCGCAACGCGCAGGTATCTGTGATTGCGCCAACTGGTACGATCGGTCTGGTGATGGATTGTGACACAACCGGTATCGAGCCTGACTTTGCGCTCGTGAAGTTCAAAAAGCTGGCTGGCGGTGGTTACTTCAAAATCATCAACCAATCTGTGCCTGCGGCGTTGGATACACTCGGCTATGGCTCTGCCCAGATTGAAGAGATCATTGCGTACGCAGTTGGTCACGGTTCCATCGGCCAAGCCCCTGCAATCAACCACACATCCTTGATCGGTCACGGTTTTGGCCAAGCCGAGATCGACAAAGTGGAAGGCGCGCTGAAAGCCGCGTTCGACATCCGCTTTGTGTTTAACCAGTGGACCTTGGGCGAAGAGTTCTGCACCAAAACGCTTGGCATCCCAGCCGAGAAGCTGAACGATCCGACCTTCGATCTGCTGCGCCACTTGGGCTACACAAAAGCCGAAATTGACGCAGCAAACGATCACGTCTGCGGGACAATGACGCTGGAAGGCGCGCCGTTCCTCGAGGAAAAGCACCTCAACGTGTTTGATTGTGCGAACCCATGCGGCAAGAAGGGCAAGCGTTACCTGTCCGTCGACAGCCACATCCACATGATGGCCGCGGCGCAATCGTTTATCTCCGGTGCGATTTCCAAGACGATCAACATGCCAAACGACGCGACCATCGAGGACTGCCAGAAAGCCTACGAACTGTCTTGGTCCTTGGGTGTGAAGGCGAACGCATTGTACCGTGACGGATCAAAGCTGTCCCAGCCATTGGCCGCTGCCTTGGTCGAAGACGATGATGAGGCGATGGAAACGTTGGAAAGCGGGTCCATGCACGAAAAGGCCGCTGTTCTCGCCGAGAAGATCGTCGAAAAGGTGATCATCAAGGAAGTTTACAAAGAGCAAGAGCGCACCAAAATGCCTGAACGCCGTAAAGGCTACACACAGAAAGCCATCGTTGGTGGTCACAAGGTGTACCTGCGGACAGGCGAATACGAGGGCGGCAAGCTTGGTGAAATCTTCATCGACATGCACAAAGAGGGTGCCGGTTTCCGCGCCATGATGAACAACTTCGCCATCGCGGTGTCTGTTGGTCTGCAGTACGGTGTGCCGCTGGAAGAATTCGTCGACGCGTTCACATTCACCAAGTTCGAACCGGCTGGCATGGTTCAGGGCAACGACAGCATCAAGAATGCGACGTCGATCCTTGACTACATCTTCCGCGAACTGGCTGTGTCCTATCTTGACCGGACCGATCTGGCCCACGTCAAACCGGAAGGCGCGTCTTTCGATGATATCGGTCGCGGCGAGCAGGAAGGTGTGTCCAACGTCACAGCGCCATCCGATGCCGCAGCGTCCAAGTCATTGGAAGTGTTGAAACAGATCTCGTCTACCGGTTACCTGCGCAAGCGGATGCCACAAGAGCTGATCGTGCTGAACGGCGGCGGCGGTGAGACTGCAAAAGCCCCGGGG